The genomic segment AGCGTTGTCGTTCTTCGACTGTACTACTTCCGTCTGGTTCTCCGGTATATTCGGCTGTTCCATGGTCACGTGGCTAGCTGGAGGCGAAGTCATTTTGTTCGGTATTTGCCTGAGGCCTTCACGAAATTGTTTCGAAAGTGACCTAGCGGTCAGGCTGTGCATTTGCCTTGGTGTTTCAACTATTTGTATCTCTGGCGTCGATGATCTCTCCTTGTGCACGTTACTTGATtttacctagcaaagaagaagCATTCATCAAGTATTTCGATAGAAAAGGAATATCTAAAATCGTAGCTGTGTTAAAGAATAAAATATTTCTGTATGAAGAAACAATGAAAAATGTATCTCCAGATTTTATGAAATTTGTAACTTTAACTATAATTTTAAAAATGAGAATTTTTTACCTTTGAAATAGGCGCGGAGACATGTTCAGTCTGCTTGCTGAATGCCTCAGCCAGTCTTCTAACCGATGGCATTGACAGGACCTTGTTGTCGAATTCCTCATCGCTCGAGGTCTTCTTCTTCCCGTTGCTCAATGGCTGCTGCGTCTGTCCTCTCTCAGAGGAATTATCCGTGTCGTTCTCCGACTCGTCGATCGACGACTCGCTGCTCTTAATATTGCACTTCTCCAGATTGTAATTATTCGCGATATTCTTAACCGATCCGTTCTTTATTACTTCAAGTTCATTGTACGAGTTCTGATTGTAATTCTCCGGCTCCTCGTCCCCGTGGTTGCTCATGTTCGAGTAGAACTTGGTAATGTTCGGCACCGATTTCGCCGCCTTCATGCCAAAATCGTTGTAGCCCTCGAATTTGTGCAACGCTTCCGTGCTCTGGGTCACGTTATTATCACCAGATGTACGAGTGCCCTCGACCACGTTGCAATCGTCGCTCTCGTAATCGTTGCACCGTGTCAAGTTCGATTTGTTCGCCACTCCAATGAACCTTGGTTTGAACTCGTCACTTCCGATACTGTTCAGCTGAATGTTCGACTGCGTTCGCCGGATTCCATCGTCGTAACCGAAAGACTTGAGGTCCAACTTGTTCACCACTCTTGGCGTGGAGGTCTTGATCGTTTTGTTGGACGAAAACTCATTTTCGAATCCGTAAGCTTTCAGGTCGATCCTCTTGATCTTCCGCGGATTATCGTCAGAGTTCGATCTCCTCGTTTCTATAACAGCGTTCTCGTAGTTCTCTTGGTTGTTCAATTTCGCGTTGATCTCGTTCTTGCTGTTCTTCCTCTCGTTCTCCAGCATCTCCTCCATCCGTTGCTCCTCCCACGTCCTCTGGCACTCGATCTTCTTCGCGAACTTCTCCTTGCCTTTCTCCGTCTCGTTCGTAACATCGTCCTGACGGACTGTCGTTTGATACTTGCTCTCCACGATGTTGTTCTGCCATCTGGCCACCTTCGATTTGACGTCGTTGCTGCGGTTCAACAGCGACTCCGTTTCCCTGTACTGTGTTTCGTCCTAGAACAGAAAGTGGCGCGGGTAGAATTAAAGGTCCAACGTTGGCTGGACATTTTTAGTTTCACAATGTCTGTCGATACCGTTCGCCATTGTTAGTACATAGTCTTTCAGCCACAATTAGCGTAATGCATGCGCAAGCGTGGtgtgcagccatatgtatattgTATTCAAGTATGTAATCGAGTCCTCCCGAGTTGTTAGTTACGACTGAACACCTTATCGTGGAGTGTGGCAGTAAAGACATTTGCGTATTGTATCCCGATAAGAATCCGTACGCGATCGTAGAGCATGCAGTCCCATGAGATCGTGTTAGTCGACATGCATTAATATGCTAACGCATGTAAACGATACTTACCGGTGATAAAGGCATTTTCGCAGCGATCATGCATGTGCAATGGGCATAGAACGACTTCGTACTAACAGACCGTTcgatcatatatatttcttttcttttttatgatTTACATGTGTGCTATATACAAGTAAGAATGATCGTATTGTACAAGGTCGATATATTACTCGTGCGTGCGATCTATAAGAAAGAGTCAAAGAGGTTTATTTACAGTTTGCAACAGAGTTATCCTACTTGTCTCTCGCTACGATTTAAGTATCTCGATAGATTATGTGAAATTCGTCACTGTGTTAAGATTAACCGTGGTGGTAGTTAAGATAGTCATCGATTCATCTAATTAGTTACGCGAGGATTAATCGTAGGAGTAGAATACCTACACCGCTGAAAGTGTCATGCTCTTCAAGTAAAGTCACGTTATTTATAAATagtatatttaaaataattaaaatatacaCTCTCGTTTGTACAATAAGCTTGTTCCCTATGCATAGTAATAATTtacagaaaaaaaggaaaggaaattTTATCTTGAACTGTTGGATTCGTTTTTGGACACCGTTCGAGGAACTTCAGGCTTGTAATATGGCACTAGATACCGTAACAAAGTATAAACTATCTAGAAAAGAACGCGAATCTCCACACGTTCTACACATTCGTCGTGAAAAATCGCTTATTCTCTCAATTGGATCGAGATCGGTTTCACCATATAGTCAGATCGCTCAAACTTCTCACGCCCAGCTTTTTAATCGGCTCCGAGCCCTTGTGCTTAGTTTTCCTCCCCTTCGAGCGAAGATCCCGCAACGATTCGAACGTTCTCTCCACGACTTCCGGCATTAATGGCGGCTCCAACTTCAAACTGTCGTTACTGTCCAACGAGCGATGCTTTTGCAATCTGGTCTTCTTTGCACCGTCGTCGAACACCTTTCTTCTGGACGTGTTCAAGAAATACGTCGACTCGTTGTCCGTGTTCGAGCGCGATTTCACCTTTCTCGACGCGTCTTTCAAGAACTTTTGCATGATCACGTTGTCTGGCGCGTGGACGTCCTCGTCTTGCCAGTCGTCGTCGGAGGTCGACCGATACGACGCTGAGACTATCGTCTTTGGCTTTCTTTTCGATCGTTTGCTATTAGAATTCTTGCGTGTAGCATTTTTATCGTTCTCTTCGTAATCGTCGTTTTGATAGTTGGTCCGTTCGATGGACAGTGAATCGAAATTGCCGTTCGATTCATTGTTCATTCCGTTCTTGTATGGCAAAACGGGATCACTCTGAGGCGATCTCACTCTTTTGGAATTTTTATAGCTCCTCATGGACGATCTCAGTGTGACTTTTCTATACATAGGAATTCCTCTCCCATCGATCTTTTTCCCCCTCTTAATACCTCCAAACGTCTGATACTTGAAGTTGGAGAAATCGAAGGGTACAGTATGTGCCTCCATTTGCAAGTTATCCTCGTCAGAATCTTCTACGTTCTCTATTAGGTTACACTTTATACCACCAAAAGTGTGGTACTTGTATCCATTGAAATTCCAATACTTTCTCCCGTGAGAGAATAAAATCTGCTCGTTTATCGCGCTATTTTGCCAGTCGTTGACCCATAATCTTTTCCAGGAATCCTGGTCCTCTCCCTTATTACCCTCCAGATCGTTCGTTTCGACGGAGTACATCCCTGAGTCGTTGTCTGGCTTCATATCATTACCTTGAGGCTTGTAAAGTGGATTATACGCCACCTTGCTCGAAGAATCGCTCAACGCGAACGAATCGTCGTTAGCTTCCTCCAGAGTATCGTTGTCAGATCGAAGAGATTCATCGTTGCGTCCATTGACACTAAAATGATCAATATCCCTTTCATCGGGCACTGTTTCGTATTCATTCGCCTCTTCTTCGTTCTCTCTCGCGTTTTCGAGACTTCTCGCTTCCCCTCGATGATTACTCTCTGAAGAGAATGGTTTCTCGTTGGGGAGTTCGATACTTTTGTAAAAACAATCGGCTGACTCGGCTGATTGATCGAGATCCATGCGTAGAAGTGGGTTGATGGCAAAGTGCGGACTGGAGTGTGGATCGCGATACGTCCGCCTAGAAAGACTGCCGCGCAGGGAAGCCTCCTCGAACTGTTCGAGCTGGAAACTCACCTGTTGATCCTGGTCGGCCATCCCCGTGGAGCTCGACCCTTGAGACAACGAGCTGCTCGGTCTGCTCGAGGTTGAAGCGGCTGATCTTCGCCCCTTCTCGCTGCCTGTCGCCTTCGAATCGTTGATGTAGTAATCCCTGCTGAACCTGCAATacccacgcacgcacgcacattaATTAGAGACAATTGCATTGTCGAGGTTAATTTGTTTTACACAGGTTTTATGGGACACTTGAGAATTTCATATATAACCCCTCCTCCACTCGATTATATTTTATGTAAATTATATATTCGCACACCCTTTTTTAGTAATTCATTGAGAAAACTTGATGTATATGAGATTGCTCGCCTCTATATATCGCATATTAATTCATTAAGAAAGCAAGATAAGCGTCGACGTTGACGTCTCGGATGGAAAAATGAAAAGTCTATTGTTTACTTGGATGTTACCTTCTAATATCAGGTTCGTGGGGCGTCAGCACGACATCCAAATCAGCTCCGTTGCTCTTTGGCAATTCGGAGTTAATTCTGTACAAAAGATCACTCATTATGCAACCTTGAGTTTGCAAGGGGGCTATATACAAATTATTGGGGCTATGTACACGAAAGGATATGCAGATTGTTTCACGAGACGACTCTTACCCAGGAATGTCTGACGATCTTCTCGAGTATTGCCTCTCCCACAGTCTTTTTTGGATGTTCTCCTGACTGTAGGGGTTGTTCTCGATCGGCGGAGCATTTTCCCATTTTCTGTGCTCGCGTTCCGCGATCGTTCCTAATTTTTATCACACAGATAGATGCTTGGTGATGCAATTTAGGGTTGATCGAAATTGGGATTTGTTAAGAGAAAATAGAAGTGTTTGCTCACCTGGTCTTGGAGGGGTGGAGAACCGAACGTCTTCTTCCGAGTTCTTTCTCCGCAAGGACGGATGCGATGCCGATTCAGCTTTGGCGGACGCCACAGCTTCTCGGCACTTGCTGCACAGTGGAATGTTGAAAGGTTTATCACGGTATCATCGGCAAGAAGAAAGTTCTTTACGCTGCTTGACAGACCGTCAGCGGTGACGCGTTACGAAACGAagcttgcttcgatacttgtaTGCGAAACTATCGAGAAATCTCGAATCCTCTAGCTTTTATAGTACGTCAAAATATGTAACATTTCTTGCGATTTCCATGAAGAAAAATCTACGAATTTTCTTGGATAGACAAATTTCttaggaatttttattttaattgaatTTTGCACTGCTCTTATTATACTTTATAATGTTTTCATAACGTAAAGTGCTTGATCGAAGATACCCAGTTTAGTGTTGCGGCTCGTATAACACGAATTAATGTAATGTGAAACGTACCATCGACGATATACGAAGTTCCGCTGCATATTACATTATAAGAAGAATACGATTAATCGAGCCATTACCTTCCCTCGTCCTCCATCGAGGACTCCTTCTCCAGCGTGGACTCGAAAGTTTCAGATTTCGTCAAGCTATCCAGGTGCCTCTGTGTCGCGATATCGTAGTGTTCCGTGTACTCGCTCTCTTGTTGGATATCTTCGGCTAATATCGAAAAAACGAAAGTGAAGTCGGTACTAATCTCGATCGTTAAAACCATTAGAAGACGCGTCCGCGTCGCTGGACATATTTACCATGAAAGTCGACTTTTTGCCGAGCAGTCCTCGCTTCCTCGTCCTCGAACACCTCCACAGTGTCGTCGTTGTCTTCCATCAGTTTCTTCTTGGCGCGTTCCAACGAGTTCAGCACGTTCTCCACTCTCAAGACGTTCGTTTCCTCGTCATTCGGATTCCCCAGGCTGATTTCCGGCACGGAACAGCACGTTGGCGTCGACGTCGGTGTCTTTGGCACATCCGGATCGTTCTCACGGGTCGAGCAAACCGTCGACGATCGCAAGTCAGTGAAACTCGATGAATTCTCCGCGACGAACTCGCTTCTATCCATTTTGAGTGGATCCTCGTTGCCAGTCGAATGTTCAGTTTTATTTTCTTTGGGCATTTCGTTCGTCATCTGACGCTCCATTTCTACCTTCTTCAAATCCTCCCTGATCGCTTTGATCGATTTCTGAACGGATCTCTCGTCCCCAATTTCGAATCTCTCGAAGTTCATTTCAACTCCTCTGTACTCGTCGTGTCCATTTTCTTTCAAACTTTGACTTCGCACACAGTCCACTGCAGTCTTCTCGTCCTTCATCTTCGTTTCACTTTGGCCTCTCACGAGTTTCCAGTTGGTCCTTTCGCCAGCCTTCGAACCAGGCGTGTCCACGTTTCTGGACGTGGTGTTCACGGAATTTTCTTCGTACAAAACATCGTCGGAGGGTTGACGGTAATGGTCCAAGCCATTTTCGAACTCTGACCCTTTTGGAGATCGAGGTACGACGTTGTTTATGGCTTCCTCCAGTTCTTTCTCAATTTCCTCGTCAGACTGCGCCGAGGAACACTCGGATAAGTCAGACGTGTCCTCCGCGTCCTTATCTCCGATCAGAGCCTTGAAGTCGGCGCTTGGATTCGGTACCAACATGGCGACGGGGTCAGCCTGCGTTTGAACCCTCTTCTTTTGGAACAACCAATTCTCCTCCCAAGATTCGACTGGGGAGACCATGTCTATGTGTATCTTTGTTATATCCAACTCGTCTTGGCTATCCTCTGATTCTTGCCAAACTGGATTCGACAAATCTTCGTTAATTAGATATCGCGTTAATGAAGCAATGAATGATTTACCAGCGAATTTAGAGGACTTCGATCTGGGACGTATCGTCATCGCAGAGGGTTTTGTGGGATTTGAAATTGTAACGAATAGAAATCTGAGATCGAGTTTAAATGCGATCACCGGTAGTGTCGGAGTACAACTGACTAGAATATATTGGACGGAATGTGTTAGTTGCGTAAATGATTCCCGGACATGGTCAGCATAAATGTTGCGTGCGCAAGTGTTATTCGAATTTTATTGCGAATTCGTGGACGGTGTACAATTTCCACGCGTATGGGAAACTTGACAGGACGACTGAAGTACTTggtaatttttcaaaaacttGTTTTTCAAGTGACACACTTTGcaacagtgaatacgaggtagttgATGGAACAGTGAAAGAATTAACGAACACTGCGTGCAATAATAATTATGTAGGTGCACTCTGCTGTTTTATTTTTCAGAATTTAGAATCTCTAAACGTAGAGGTAGTAAAAAAGAAAAGCAATAGCACTTACGATCGATGACGTCCATTCCAAGTTCAGGAAATGGCACTCGATGCGTGTTTCTAATGGCCAGTACATCGTTTTCCTTCGGTTCCTCGTCGGACGCGTAGGTTGTGGTCACTTCCTCTATCCGTTCCTCTATCTGGAACGAAACGAGGTCCACGTGTCGTTaataaattgtagaaaataGAATCGACGAGGTACTCCCTAACGTTTCTTCCATGTTTCGTTAGAATTGCCGCACGCATTTCAATGTGGAGCAACGGTTCCGCTTCCGTTGCTTATCATTGACGAGCAACCTGTTTATCGGACGATTACCTGGCAACCCACAAACCTATTCACGAAATTCCATCTAGCAGATGCAGGTTTTTCCAATTTTTCTTCAGAAGTTAAATAAAATACAGAAATTTAGTTTACTTCTCTGTTCTTTGCAAGAAATATTTGATTAAATATTCAATAAATCCAGAGCGCGAAGCGAAGgttataaaatttaattttcaagACCAAAATTTCTCGAATCAAGATTAGACATATTCTCAGCGACCTTGAAAGTTCGAGCTTCGAATTGGAGAACGATCATCGAGCTTGAACCATCTTCGATGTTACAAAGAGAACAATGATAGCCTCAAGATCTAGATGTTTGACCTGAGCCGATACAGACGCGTAGAACGAGTCAAGTATCCGTTTCCTCGGAACAGTTTTTGTTTCATTCAGAAGTTCTTGGATGTTTTGCAAAGGTTACGAGCGAGCGACGCTCGCCGTAGAAGGATTGCCTACCGTGAGAGATAATGGCTCCGGTTGGTTTCTAACGCGTCTCAGACAAGACGCGCTGCAGTCGCTGCTGCAATCGTCTTGGGACAACGGTTCCAGGCTGCTGCAGCCTTCCTCGACACCTTCGTCGAGGATTGCCTCGTTTTCGCCTAAAAATATACAAACAGGACGATTCTCTCTTATCCATTCGCGCTACTACCGCCTTCTTCTTCATCTCTAACTAATTTTCAACTATTTCTTAGCCCCTTTAACACAGTAACAGCGATTACGAGTCTGTATTCTGTCTGTAGAGTCAGAAAAGTTACAAGTTTAGGGCATTTAGAATTGCAAGGGTTAAATTTCCTCAAACTTGTGCATACATACTCAGTGAGCACTTGGTCGTGGACACAGGTTTCCCAGTGAGAACGTTGCTGTTGCCGTCCATCCGTTCCTTTTGGAATTTCTCGATGACCTAGAAAATCGCAGCGTTCGCTCATCGATTTAGCCTCTCGCTCGTACCACGAGCGAAATACCATAAATTCCATACGAACAGAGCCCAGGCCGCTCTCGAGGCGCGACGCCCTCGAGAGATCTGTGGCTCGAACGAATGAACATTTGTAACCTTGTTAAGTATCGCGGTCGCGAGCAGGTCCTCGTAGCTGTGCTCCGCGATGTTGCATCCCTCTTGGACCCTTCCGGTGCCACCGGAACCACCGAGACCAGGTAATTTCCTCGCCTCGTCCACGACGCGCTCGACGACCTCGCGTAGCGTCGTGTGCGCCATCGATGGCGTGTTCGCGTTCGGCTTGTCTGCAAATTGATCAATCTCAAATTATGCCTTCGCGTTACGCGTTAAAACCACTCGAGTGTCTGTCGATTTATTCACTTACAGAttcgaggtgtctacgtgtGCAGTGTTTAAGATAGCAATATGTACAATTATTAAGTCGTTACTGGTGTTCTGTGTTAAGGATCGAACTGCTTGCCAGCGTCTAAGTGTCTTAATTCGTATACTTCCAAGCTACCATCTTGTTAGCCTCGTTTAAATAACAGTAGTCACGACATTAATGAATTCTTACGATTCCAAAAGCTCCCTCCAATCGTTCCAACCCTTCTCTTCACCGATGAATAAACCATTACCCGTCTCGATCGAAGATATTACAGTCTATCCTGGAGCAACCATTTCTACGCGTCTGCTCGAGCGCACAAAGATCGACAAAAAAGAAACAACGACACTTTCCCAGAGTCCTCCATATAAACGCAGCGGACGATCTCTTCGAAATCCTCTCCTCTAATCAACCTCGATGTCCGGCAATCTCATTAGAAATCCGCGTTTGAAATCGATTCGCGGTGAAACCTTATCGAGGAGGAAATAAATCGCGCGAAAGGGTTAACGAGTATGGCGGGACAGGAAAAGTCGTGGACGAAGACTTTCATCGACGCGGTAGCCACGGCGCGTTGGTAATGGATCGAGCGAGCGAGCGTCTCGTCCCGTCGCGTGTATAAACGGCCGTGGCGAGGTAATTTCACCGGGCCTCCCGGCCTTGTCAGCGATTCCTCATTCTTCTTTTATAAACGTCCAACGCGCGCAGAGAACAGGAGAGAAATTCGACGGTGGCGGCGACCTGGTGAACTCTTTTCGCGGGAAACTCGAGGCCTCTCGACTGGTGCGCGCGTTCTCCGCCGCGTCCGCGCGATGGTTAGAGTTGGTCAAGCTAATGGCTCGTCCCGTCGCGTTAACAGATAGCAGCCGGAGATTGAAATTACTCGCAACTATGACACGCGGCTGGGTTCGTAGAAACTTGGCCCGGTCGTTTGCCTCGTTACCTCCAAGTCTCTCGAGTGTACCGCGTCTCGAGCGATTCATCGTCGCGTTAATTGCTCTGGTGTCGTTCAACGAGTGGTTTAAAGGTATGGCGTCGTTCGTCGTTTCGTTTCTCGGTTTCAGATTCTGGTCGCGTGCGTCCGCGTTTGGTGAACGTTCGAAATTGGCTGGGATGGTTGAGGAGAGACGAGGTGGTCGCGCACAGATTCCGTCGATCGATGGAACGGACTTTCTAGCTCTGATCTCTCGCTGTGCAGAAGGTGAAGGTCGCCTAcatttatttccttgctaggctgTCTCTGTTTACGTGGCCATCGCCGTGGCTGATTTATTGGTCGCAGCGCAGCCGCGATCATCGTTCGATTAACCCTTAATTACTTACGTCGAGTCGTGGTGATACAAAGTACGAATTTCACTTTATGTTCCACTATTGTTATTAAGCCTGGGACGTTTATCGAAGTCTTTGGGCTTCCGTAAACGTGAACGCATAATTACATAAATATGAATTTATGTAAGCCGTTCGACAAGATATTCTTATCAATTCTTAGACAACAGGACTTTGCTTTTGCCAAGTCATACTGCTTTGTTAGACCTTCTGAATATTTTTCTTCTGGATATCGTGCATGCACGTTTTTCAAGATTCGTATCGTTTCGTTTGTTAATTAAAACGATTACAAATCTACGCTTATTTAATACTCTTTATCAGTGTACTTATTATTCAAGAAACAGAAGATTGCATTTTCGATGTCGGTGCACGTACAATTCCACTCTGAAAGGCCAGCATCGCTCTAAACGCGTCTACGCGGGCAATTAAATGTTAATCGAGTCTGGGCATATGTTTCCttcattttttcctttttacaATTCGAACGTCATCGTCGACGGATTCCACGAAAACTTGTATCCTCCGTCCGTCCTTCCCAgagttttttctccttttttttctcgaaCGTCCTTCGCGCATCTTTCTTTCTCCACTTTCAATCAATACCGTCCAGTGTATCTATAAAACTGACGCAAACCGTCGACGAGCGTAATGAAACGAGCGGAGAAACTTGTTGCCTCGCGAGCCACACAAGGATGATCGCAATCGATGGCCAACGCCGACTATTCATAGTTATTCCGCGATACGCAGGAGCATTGTCTCGTCTAGGGGCGTTTTGCTTTTTCTCTCGAACTTTCCAATGCGGCAAATGAACGGGTGCATTTCGAAAGGGGACGAGAGTCGAGTGTTCCGCTTCGTTTCTGACATTCGTACGACAGAATCGTGTCCTGCGAACGCGTTTACTCGCGATTCGCCAAATACACGGTCGATCTAACGAAATTATAGAGATTATCGAGGCGCAGGAGTTAATCGCGGCGCAGAAAGGTTTCCTTCCGCGAGGAATCGATGTAGAACGTGCGCATTGATCGAGGAAAATCGTGTCTCACCGACGTTTAATTCAATATTTCATTTCGTGGAACGCCCACGGTTACGAGCGTTCGATTCGTTGGACTTTGACGTCGATGATTTcgtattatcgcgttttatcggaTTTCGACGACACGTGAGCGGCTCGATGATTGTTTGGAGGTGGACAGGTTTCGTGGGTGTTCTCTTGAGGAATGAAAAATACAGAAATTTCCGACTCCGTGTCCTTGGGTCTGATAAGCTGGCTTCTTAACTGATAAGATAGAAAATACGAGTTGGCTGCTGCGTTTCACTTGCAGGTAAACAGCAATTAGAATATTCGCGGTTTGTAATGGAGACTGAAGAATTCGAGAGACGCGTGGAACTTGTTTCTCCAATCCCCTAGAGATTTCATTAATCGTCTATTAAAATTACATAAATCGAAAGTTTTATTTTCGCcacattttaaataatatttatcttCTGAACTATCTATAAATAGTTGTAGCTGAAACGACATTAATCGTCGTAAAAATGTGAAATCTCAATCACGCCGACCTTGCGAGCCAATCGAAGCGCAGGGTTATTCGAACTCTTAATCAGTGCCGATAAAAACGTCAAGAAATGGAGAAATGTCACGAAAACAGAAGTATTCGTACAAAAATTGAAGTATCGTACGATTCGCGATAACCTCGTGGTCCCAATGAGAAGACAAGTTTTCTGTTAGCGGAACCTCAGCCGCGTCGATACTTTCGGTGTCGATCGCAATCGAACGACCCAATCGATACCGCCTCGATTGTTAAGCGTGAGATATTGCCtggatctttttttttttcctcgcgaACTGTAACGTCTACATTCACAATTAGAAGCGTAACGATATCGCCGCAGCGTCGAGACTTAGTTTAAAGGAATGGAAACAATGGCAGCGGAGCTAGTCACccggaagaacgtttcgttttGAAACGTGGTAGCGGATCGGCATTGTATAGAATTTATTTCGAACGGGAGAAAAAGTATCGAGACAATGGGAATATTATATGGAACGAGTCATCTAGAAAGGTGTTCCACCTCGCGATCCATCGTAGACTAGTTTATCTACATGGAATTTCGCGAGAGATGCGGTGAAAGAGTTAAGGCAGTGGGAACGGAACGAGTCACGCGGAGAGATACCTCGTTCGCGAAATTATCGTTGATGATAATTATTCTCCTCCGTTTATTCCGTTGCGAAACACTTGCGAAATGTTATTACAGAACGTCCTGGTGAAATGGTAAAAATAGACGTAACGGGCAAGATCCTCTCGCGACGGTTCGCTACACGCGATCGAGGAAACGTGCCAGGGACGCTCGAGCTGCTTGCTGGTGACAATTTTACAATAATCGTGGCGAATCTATGTCGATCACGGTGATTTCACGAGCGCAAACAGAGTCGAGATTTCGTAACCACTCTACTTTGTAAATTGTTCACTCCAGAAACGAACATACCTATTACGAAGGAGTAATTTTCAAGTACCAACGAGTACATTTTTCATTAAATTTGTATACGTTGCTTTCGATAAATAAATTCTAGAAATTAGAAGCAAAGTTGAAGAATATTAGGTATGTTCTTTAATTTCGACTATTGATTTCGATTGAACGTGGAGCCTCGATTATCCGTAACGATCTCGCCATACTACGCTGCGTTCGAGTAACTTCGCGTGAGAAGACAAGAGATTGAATGAAATTTCAGCAACGTTCGGATAATCGATGCTCTACTATACTTTCTTTCGCTCGTATCGTCGGATATCCTGTTCAGTGTGATATTAAAAATTAGTAACGGTTGACGATATTTACCATCTCGCGTGGTGAACAGCACGTAGACTAAGTAAGCGACGATCAAGCCGCCGATCAGCGTCAGCATCTCCGCGATGTATTCCAGCAACATTTATCACGCGTTTCACATCGTATCACCCCGTGCGATAAGCTAGCGAACGTATTATTCACACTATCGTGGTAATTCCGGGTGGTCACTTTAAATTGTAGCGTTTACATGCTCAGTACGATACGACTCCACCGTTTCTCATCCAATATTCCCAGTTACTTGATGCAAACGAGCGAATTCGTTCACTTTACGGAACGATCGCAATCTGCAACAACGCATTCGTGTACAAAACTCGTTCGTATTCTTCCTATTCTTTATTCTTATCGAGCAATCAATTACTGGTTCACTTTTCGATAAACTCAGCAGAATCTAGATACATTTCTTATCTTTAACATGTCATTTCTATTCGCGACACACTTGGGtgcacacagagagagagagagagagagagaagggagaTATTTACGCTATGATTTCTATTTTTAAGAAAGTGATCAGAATTTACAAGAATTCGGACAACTCATTTAAATTCCTTACAATTGTACTCGTCTAAGTAAACTTTGTTTTATACTGTTAAATAGTTGGTTCGTTTCAGCACGCAGGTTCTTCCACTGTTTATACGTCAGACAGTTAGTCACACAGATAGAAGGCTACATATCGTCACAGTCTCTGTTTGAGACAATGatcacgatttaaaaaaaaaactgaaagAATTCTTTGAAATTTCTCTCACTTCACTTATCTCGACCAGTAACGAGAATTTCTGTTTGCCTCGTTTTAACGTCGATTCGTTTCATCGTACGGTTTCTGC from the Xylocopa sonorina isolate GNS202 chromosome 13, iyXylSono1_principal, whole genome shotgun sequence genome contains:
- the LOC143430385 gene encoding uncharacterized protein LOC143430385 isoform X1, with protein sequence MSLVVAGVASGICFLIYSGIFKGKSGGSKEDEKQVHVDENHCACCLRPFHLGRGVRCKDCGARSCRKGCSRWDASDKAWHCLFCRQQSYWLKQKEVEVRGGSLNKKDLHRYFSTAKARVYVAGVENATTSSGQSLAAEREEANTMETIRDFVERIVEGLIGNMDDTPINRLYDHPAYDKVSEKHIVSLVDALTRLATVLHLCIKNKPNANTPSMAHTTLREVVERVVDEARKLPGLGGSGGTGRVQEGCNIAEHSYEDLLATAILNKVIEKFQKERMDGNSNVLTGKPVSTTKCSLSENEAILDEGVEEGCSSLEPLSQDDCSSDCSASCLRRVRNQPEPLSLTIEERIEEVTTTYASDEEPKENDVLAIRNTHRVPFPELGMDVIDLWQESEDSQDELDITKIHIDMVSPVESWEENWLFQKKRVQTQADPVAMLVPNPSADFKALIGDKDAEDTSDLSECSSAQSDEEIEKELEEAINNVVPRSPKGSEFENGLDHYRQPSDDVLYEENSVNTTSRNVDTPGSKAGERTNWKLVRGQSETKMKDEKTAVDCVRSQSLKENGHDEYRGVEMNFERFEIGDERSVQKSIKAIREDLKKVEMERQMTNEMPKENKTEHSTGNEDPLKMDRSEFVAENSSSFTDLRSSTVCSTRENDPDVPKTPTSTPTCCSVPEISLGNPNDEETNVLRVENVLNSLERAKKKLMEDNDDTVEVFEDEEARTARQKVDFHAEDIQQESEYTEHYDIATQRHLDSLTKSETFESTLEKESSMEDEGSKCREAVASAKAESASHPSLRRKNSEEDVRFSTPPRPGTIAEREHRKWENAPPIENNPYSQENIQKRLWERQYSRRSSDIPGINSELPKSNGADLDVVLTPHEPDIRRFSRDYYINDSKATGSEKGRRSAASTSSRPSSSLSQGSSSTGMADQDQQVSFQLEQFEEASLRGSLSRRTYRDPHSSPHFAINPLLRMDLDQSAESADCFYKSIELPNEKPFSSESNHRGEARSLENARENEEEANEYETVPDERDIDHFSVNGRNDESLRSDNDTLEEANDDSFALSDSSSKVAYNPLYKPQGNDMKPDNDSGMYSVETNDLEGNKGEDQDSWKRLWVNDWQNSAINEQILFSHGRKYWNFNGYKYHTFGGIKCNLIENVEDSDEDNLQMEAHTVPFDFSNFKYQTFGGIKRGKKIDGRGIPMYRKVTLRSSMRSYKNSKRVRSPQSDPVLPYKNGMNNESNGNFDSLSIERTNYQNDDYEENDKNATRKNSNSKRSKRKPKTIVSASYRSTSDDDWQDEDVHAPDNVIMQKFLKDASRKVKSRSNTDNESTYFLNTSRRKVFDDGAKKTRLQKHRSLDSNDSLKLEPPLMPEVVERTFESLRDLRSKGRKTKHKGSEPIKKLGVRSLSDLTIW